A region of Asterias rubens unplaced genomic scaffold, eAstRub1.3, whole genome shotgun sequence DNA encodes the following proteins:
- the LOC117306327 gene encoding echinoidin-like: MALFLRVTVMVLAVIGLTRAGCPPLWTEYRNNCYRLMGHEKSWTDAENHCRQFFTISGQGHLASVHSSDEADFLLQYSTSSLTSALDKQVWLGMSDQSNEGTFSWSDGTAFDYEEWLPGQPDNAGSNEDCGEIVPHRMGWNDGRCSDHQSHVCKMPMPTVL, from the coding sequence ATGGCTCTCTTTCTCCGGGTTACGGTGATGGTCCTGGCTGTGATTGGGCTGACCAGGGCTGGATGTCCACCGCTATGGACTGAATATCGTAACAACTGCTACCGTTTAATGGGTCATGAAAAGTCGTGGACCGATGCCGAAAACCACTGCCGGCAGTTCTTTACCATCAGCGGACAGGGTCATCTTGCATCCGTGCACAGCTCTGACGAAGCGGATTTCCTGCTCCAGTATTCGACATCTTCATTGACCTCTGCCTTGGACAAACAAGTTTGGCTTGGGATGTCCGACCAATCAAATGAAGGCACTTTCAGCTGGAGTGACGGCACAGCGTTCGACTACGAGGAATGGCTTCCTGGACAACCGGATAATGCAGGCTCAAATGAAGATTGCGGTGAAATTGTGCCCCATCGAATGGGCTGGAATGATGGCCGCTGCTCCGATCACCAATCACACGTCTGCAAGATGCCAATGCCAACTGTTCTTTGA
- the LOC117306322 gene encoding 2-oxoglutarate and iron-dependent oxygenase domain-containing protein 2-like, whose product MSKVTMKKYYCCKCFLTDNIYISEYDIHVTYHCDDQFLETWQKKLQRRGCSGDKFTEILQKVKSEVERRQNLGAQSLIRRDLISANYTPLHPHVYNIQKNYFSPVFLSIVDACKSGRVNVESLMNMLHQEHAEQVFSFPLFTQQFCQDFIEEICHFESTDLPKGRPNTMNNYGVLLDDLGFGDQFVTPLIQEYLTPITKLLYPDCGGASLDSHKAFVVKYKLGEDLSLAYHYDNAEVTLNVSLGKEFSDGSLYFGDMRWVPPQETACTESTHKPTFALLHRGQHKHGALPIRSGERYNLIIWMRSSVVRNRCCPMCDEAPQLMETVGYGDGLTVDHTREDEMVNVCAAL is encoded by the exons ATGTCGAAAGTTACGATGAAGAAGTATTACTGCTGCAAATGTTTTTTGACGGATAACATTTATATATCAGAGTATGACATCCACGTAACATAtcactgcgatgaccaatttcTGGAAACTTGGCAAAAG AAGTTACAAAGACGAGGATGCAGTGGTGATAAATTTACAGAGATTTTACAAAAG GTCAAGTCTGAAGTGGAGAGGAGACAGAATCTCGGAGCTCAAAGTCTTATAAGGAGAGACCTTATCTCAGCCAATTACACACCCCTTCATCCACATGTATACAACATCCAG AAGAATTATTTTTCACCTGTGTTTCTGTCCATCGTTGATGCCTGCAAAAGTGGAAGAGTAAATGTTGAGAGCCTGATGAATATGCTACATCAAGAACATG CGGAACAGGTGTTTTCCTTTCCACTCTTCACTCAGCAGTTCTGCCAAGATTTTATTGAGGAAATTTGTCATTTTGAGAGCACAGACTTGCCCAAGGGAAGACCAAACACGATGAACAATTACGGG GTGTTGTTGGATGATCTAGGCTTCGGTGATCAGTTTGTTACCCCGCTAATCCAAGAGTACCTTACGCCCATTACAAAACTCCTGTACCCAGACTGTGGAGGTGCATCATTAGACTCGCATAAAGCCTTTGTCGTCAAGTACAAGCTTGGTGAGGACTTGTCTCTGGCCTATCACTATGACAACGCAGAGGTCACTTTGAATGTGTCACTTGGGAAGGAGTTCAGTGACGGGTCATTGTACTTCGGAGACATGAGATGG GTGCCCCCTCAAGAGACCGCATGTACAGAATCCACACACAAGCCGACCTTTGCCCTTCTACACAGAGGTCAACATAAACATGGTGCCCTCCCTATCCGCAGTGGTGAACGGTATAATTTGATTATCTGGATGCGTTCTTCAGTTGTCAGGAATCGGTGCTGTCCGATGTGTGATGAGGCCCCTCAGTTAATGGAGACAGTTGGTTATGGTGATGGTTTAACTGTGGATCACACCCGGGAGGATGAAATGGTCAATGTGTGTGCTGCATTGTGA
- the LOC117306328 gene encoding uncharacterized protein LOC117306328, whose translation MSGSQLQDMSFVITVVDAQKINIGRFKMAPDGMLSNDDLSIHESTQTGTHNSPEELVDPNTYLETMLISQCNVGSNQTATVRKGKTVRCTLSMDPMLASCLVTEIQRSSNFVLKFRLFVMKKLPWSERSGRKVCQHFENPKEVEVCGAVRGDECCTIFLCLKLHKTARYFKIDPDIRWSHRMLPQWMQRLQMEESFSWLSTLGGAYSSLGDNMYNCALEAGRVALRQLYLAERMEDPILKARCLLYIALSLMQRGKLFRAKQLVRQQFKFATSRLQCSDSRLVNMCRGIWHHLRHHYAKRKET comes from the exons ATGTCTGGTTCACAACTTCAAGACATGAGCTTCGTTATTACTGTAGTCGATGCGCAGAAAATCAACATCGGCAGATTCAAAATGGCACCTGATGGAATGCTATCAAATGATGACCTCTCAATACATGAATCAACACAGACTGGAACTCATAATTCCCCTGAAGAGTTAGTCGACCCAAACACATATTTAGAAACAATGTTAATATCCCAGTGCAATGTTGGATCAAACCAAACGGCCACAGTGAGAAAAGGCAAAACAGTACGATGTACTTTATCAATGGATCCAATGTTAGCTTCATGTTTAGTAACAGAAATACAAAGATCAAGCAACTTTGTCTTGAAATTCAGACTTTTTGTTATGAAGAAATTGCCATGGAGTGAACGGTCAGGGAGGAAAGTttgtcaacattttgagaatccCAAAGAAGTAGAAGTTTGTGGTGCTGTCCGTGGTGATGAGTGTTGTACAATATTTCTGTGCTTGAAGCTTCACAAAACAGCTCGTTACTTCAAAATTGATCCAGATATCAGATG GAGTCATCGAATGCTACCACAGTGGATGCAACGACTTCAGATGGAGGAGTCCTTTTCCTGGCTGTCTACGTTGGGTGGGGCATACTCGTCTCTTGGTGATAATATGTACAACTGT GCCCTAGAAGCTGGTCGAGTAGCACTTCGTCAATTGTACCTCGCTGAACGAATGGAAGACCCAATACTAAAGGCTCGATGTCTCCTATACATTGCACTGAGTCTGATGCAAAGAGGCAAACTGTTCAGAGCTAAACAACTTGTCAG GCAGCAGTTTAAATTTGCTACTTCTAGACTGCAATGTTCAGACAGTCGTCTGGTTAACATGTGTCGTGGAATCTGGCATCATCTACGCCATCATTACGCCAagagaaaagaaacatga